TACATCGGCTATCCGAATTTCGTAGGCGCGTCTTCGCCGAAGGCGAATGCGCGCATGGCGGGTCTACGCGCCGCTATTCATGGGGTGCGTCGAACGCCGGCATTGCCCGGCGCACGATCGCGGTGGCCACCACGCCGCATTGCCGATGGCGGGCAAGGCCGGCCTACTTCCAGGATGAATGCTTCTGGCGGGACGCTGCGCGCGTTCGCTTCGCGAAAACGCGCCTACGGTACATCGGCTATACGGATTGCGTAGGCGCGTCTTCGCCGGAGGCGAATGCGCGCGTTACGAGCATCTACCCCGAACGCAGATCCAGATCAAACAGCACATCCTCGCCGAGCAGGAAGCGGCGCGCCGGCGGGCGCAGGGCATGGCCGATCGACGTTGCCGGCGGGAGATCGATGCCGCGGCGGCCGGCGCCGATGAGCAGGGGGGCGATGGTAACGTGCGCCCGGTCCAGCGCCCCGGCGCAGAGGAAGCGCGAGACGGTGCGCCCGCCGCCTTCGACCAGCACCCGCCGCAACCCGCGCGCCGCGAGTGCCTGAAGCAAGGTATGCGGGGCGAAAAAACCCTCGGCATCGGTCGCCAGGGCCAGGCCGTCACCTTTCACCGGACGCGCATCCTCGGCGTGCACCACGAGCGTCGGTCCGGCGCCGTCCACCAGCACATGCGCAGCCGGATCGAGGGCGCCGTTGCGGGCCAGCACCACCCGCACCGGCTGTTCGCCCTCGACCGCCCGCACGGTCAGGCGCGGATCATCCGCCGACACCGTCCCGGCACCGACGATCACCGCATCCACCAGTGCCCGCAGGCAATGCAGGTGGG
This sequence is a window from Halofilum ochraceum. Protein-coding genes within it:
- a CDS encoding RibD family protein → MSGVDAATAWSLVREALRVCPGQRRAITVCTGDASLEVAPGGAWSAAPSPDDAAAMMFDLYLPLCATPGESLVVAQMGQSLDGYVATADGDSCYVTGEADRAHLHCLRALVDAVIVGAGTVSADDPRLTVRAVEGEQPVRVVLARNGALDPAAHVLVDGAGPTLVVHAEDARPVKGDGLALATDAEGFFAPHTLLQALAARGLRRVLVEGGGRTVSRFLCAGALDRAHVTIAPLLIGAGRRGIDLPPATSIGHALRPPARRFLLGEDVLFDLDLRSG